A region of Ferruginibacter albus DNA encodes the following proteins:
- a CDS encoding TlpA family protein disulfide reductase: MKTSIVSIAFALLFSTASFAQKAPAQNGYSITIDMQKTYSGKMYLSLYQGTYSKTAVIDSFVVSGSEATIKFDQPKRILGGIYQLSYQGDIKPDKNDKINIAVDNGAILHFTLIGPKLGALEIASSLNADYLYLQRVANDPASKKEKLQTLQKKYSTSIIALWATLELKKIASDELTANANKVQYRNNYFSNFNLQDKRLQILPNIYSALNDYMTILPVVDSNYQSNVDVLLKGMDCNTRNYTFYLDWIFKNIIYYQQKKLEKTYNYVYNRYLNSEDCKKADSTLYARITNELNRVVNTPIGSIIPSFKMSDSADNYYTIDSLKLNAPYSFIAFFDPDCPHCQEIMPKVSAFFAAANFKDSIQKIAFLNAPYDSAQWHSFIVKSKLEHWLNVKAYQNDTEYMIDLKLTGNPNFYLIDNTGKILLKSADGEMIKSVINKTGQN; the protein is encoded by the coding sequence ATGAAAACAAGTATCGTATCGATCGCTTTTGCTTTGCTTTTTTCTACAGCATCTTTTGCACAAAAAGCTCCTGCACAAAACGGTTATTCCATAACGATCGACATGCAGAAAACATACAGTGGCAAAATGTACCTATCGCTTTACCAGGGAACATATTCAAAAACAGCCGTTATAGATAGCTTTGTTGTAAGCGGCAGTGAAGCAACGATAAAATTCGATCAGCCTAAAAGAATACTGGGTGGCATTTACCAATTAAGCTATCAAGGTGATATAAAGCCTGATAAAAATGATAAAATAAATATTGCTGTTGATAATGGCGCCATCTTACACTTTACATTGATCGGACCTAAACTGGGTGCATTGGAAATTGCATCTTCTCTTAATGCGGATTATTTATACCTGCAGCGTGTAGCCAATGATCCTGCTTCTAAAAAAGAAAAGCTGCAAACACTTCAAAAAAAATATTCAACCTCCATTATAGCTTTATGGGCTACATTAGAGCTTAAGAAAATAGCAAGCGATGAATTAACTGCCAATGCCAATAAAGTTCAATACCGCAACAACTACTTCTCCAATTTTAATTTGCAAGACAAGCGCTTACAAATACTTCCTAACATCTACTCTGCATTAAATGATTACATGACCATCCTTCCTGTAGTTGACAGCAATTATCAAAGCAACGTAGATGTATTGCTTAAAGGAATGGATTGCAATACCCGCAACTATACGTTCTATTTAGACTGGATATTTAAGAACATCATCTACTATCAACAAAAAAAATTAGAGAAGACCTATAACTATGTTTACAACCGTTATTTAAACAGCGAGGATTGTAAAAAAGCAGATTCTACTTTGTATGCAAGGATCACGAATGAGTTGAACAGAGTGGTAAATACTCCTATCGGCAGCATAATCCCGTCTTTTAAAATGAGCGATAGTGCCGACAATTATTACACGATCGATTCTCTAAAATTAAATGCGCCGTATTCTTTCATTGCTTTCTTTGATCCTGATTGTCCGCACTGCCAGGAAATAATGCCAAAAGTCTCCGCGTTTTTTGCTGCTGCTAATTTTAAAGATAGCATACAAAAAATTGCTTTTTTAAATGCGCCGTATGATTCTGCACAATGGCATTCTTTTATTGTAAAATCCAAATTAGAACATTGGCTGAATGTAAAAGCATATCAAAATGACACGGAATATATGATTGATCTAAAGCTAACCGGAAACCCCAACTTCTATTTAATTGACAACACAGGAAAGATACTTTTAAAAAGTGCGGATGGGGAAATGATAAAGAGTGTTATTAATAAGACAGGGCAAAATTAA
- a CDS encoding SecDF P1 head subdomain-containing protein, with the protein MFRLYGILLLLLVSTSITAQSRSGIYLAKPSLNAGAYHLIYKDTVRYYELSDTPLIAYFYVDTIIKSKDKETGKCKLLIKFSKVGQKMFGDITAGHLQQYLGFVVNNSLLAAPQIVEPILGGTVAVNSDFSEQQVYELLQEIKKLKQ; encoded by the coding sequence ATGTTCAGACTTTATGGAATATTACTATTGCTGTTGGTTTCTACATCCATAACTGCACAATCCCGGTCAGGAATATACTTAGCTAAACCCTCTTTAAATGCAGGGGCATATCATTTAATTTACAAAGACACTGTTCGGTATTATGAATTAAGCGACACGCCGCTGATCGCTTATTTTTATGTAGATACGATTATAAAAAGTAAAGACAAAGAAACAGGAAAATGTAAGCTCCTCATAAAATTTTCCAAAGTAGGACAAAAAATGTTTGGAGATATAACTGCCGGGCATCTTCAGCAGTACCTTGGATTCGTAGTTAATAATAGTTTGTTGGCTGCCCCACAAATAGTTGAGCCTATACTGGGAGGCACCGTTGCAGTGAACAGTGATTTTTCAGAACAGCAGGTGTATGAGCTACTTCAAGAGATCAAAAAACTAAAACAATAG
- a CDS encoding pyridoxal phosphate-dependent aminotransferase, translating to MSNNLLADRINALEESATLAMSKKSRELAAQGHKVINLSVGEPDFKTPPHICEAAKKAIDDGFHAYTPVAGIPELRTAIAEKLQRENKLDWKAENVLVSTGAKHSLANIIEVLVKKGEEVIILGPYWVSYAEMVKLAEGKSVIVDGAFENDFKVTPEQLEAAITDKTKIVMYASPNNPTGSVYSEKELRAFAAIIAKHPNIFVLADEIYEYINFTKEGHFSIGSVPEIKDRVITVNGFSKGFAMTGWRVGFIAAAKWIVDAVDKLQGQVTSGTNSIAQKAAAVAFTNMDAPKMMLEAYHRRRDLVIGKLKEVPGFKVRIPDGAFYAFPDVSYYFGKSDGTTTIKNADELSLWLLEKAHVATVTGNAFGAPNCIRLSTATSDEKLVEAIDRIKAAVITLK from the coding sequence GTGTCAAACAACTTATTAGCCGACAGAATTAATGCGCTGGAAGAAAGTGCAACGCTTGCCATGAGCAAAAAAAGCCGTGAATTGGCGGCTCAGGGTCACAAAGTAATTAACCTTAGCGTGGGAGAGCCTGATTTTAAAACGCCTCCTCACATTTGCGAAGCTGCCAAGAAGGCAATTGACGATGGGTTTCATGCATACACACCCGTAGCAGGTATTCCTGAATTGCGCACTGCAATTGCAGAAAAACTGCAACGCGAAAATAAATTAGACTGGAAGGCGGAGAATGTATTGGTATCAACCGGTGCTAAACATTCTTTGGCAAACATTATAGAAGTATTGGTTAAAAAAGGAGAGGAAGTGATCATCCTTGGTCCATACTGGGTTAGCTATGCCGAAATGGTAAAGCTGGCAGAAGGTAAAAGCGTAATAGTAGACGGCGCTTTTGAAAATGACTTTAAAGTAACGCCTGAACAATTGGAAGCAGCTATTACAGACAAAACTAAAATTGTAATGTATGCTTCGCCAAACAACCCGACAGGTTCTGTTTACAGCGAAAAAGAATTAAGAGCATTTGCAGCGATCATTGCAAAGCATCCAAACATATTTGTATTGGCTGATGAGATTTATGAATACATCAACTTTACTAAAGAAGGGCATTTCAGCATCGGAAGCGTTCCTGAAATTAAAGACAGAGTAATTACAGTGAATGGTTTTAGTAAAGGATTTGCTATGACGGGCTGGCGTGTTGGTTTTATCGCGGCTGCAAAATGGATCGTAGATGCCGTAGATAAATTACAAGGACAGGTTACCAGCGGTACCAACAGTATTGCCCAAAAAGCAGCAGCTGTTGCCTTCACCAACATGGATGCTCCAAAAATGATGTTGGAAGCTTACCATCGTAGAAGAGACCTGGTAATTGGTAAATTGAAAGAAGTGCCTGGCTTTAAAGTACGTATTCCGGATGGAGCATTCTATGCATTTCCTGATGTAAGCTATTACTTCGGAAAATCGGATGGTACTACTACTATTAAAAATGCAGATGAATTGAGCTTGTGGTTATTGGAAAAAGCACATGTGGCAACCGTTACAGGCAATGCATTCGGAGCTCCTAACTGTATCCGTTTAAGCACTGCTACCAGCGATGAAAAACTGGTGGAAGCAATTGACAGGATCAAAGCGGCAGTAATAACATTGAAATAA
- a CDS encoding MFS transporter, with product MNQQTSPTTPTNYGALSTLVTVFFFWGFIAAGNSIFIPFCKHYFDLDQFQSQLVDFAFYTAYYIGALVLFVYGAFGGKDLVGKWGYKKSIVYGLLFSALGAIAMIIAVNANTFTGMLVGLFIVALGFSLQQTAAQPFAISLGDPATGTSRVNLGGGVNSFGTTIGPIVVAFALFGTTAAVTDDKINALGLSKVIVLYSGVCALFIGAAALFYFAKKVPAGISEEKTEQANKALYALLIMTGLLIMLFAPVFSSYNTPEQKKIEAIGKVVDHKYKDADSIIARSVNMATTDSVFAKDFLKDKDSATIAANFDKLAKSYSYNTEALGNFEKVKNIHANIKADNAESDGLNHPLQNYRLKWLLGALAIVVLSLLFSNARAKKNAEGWGAMKYPQLVLGMLAIFVYVGVEVAIGSNLSELLKQAAFGSHQSSQAAPYISVYWGSLMIGRWTGAVSAFNLSKRNKALLEFIVPLIAFAVVIGINTMAKYNMAPLYCYVVCVLIQIAAFYFTKDAPAKTLLLFSLLGVLAMTIGVLSTGTVAIYAFLSGGLFCSIMWPSIFSLAIAGLGKYTTQGAAFLVMMILGGGIIPPIQGKLADIIGIHQSYIVPIICFAYLAFFAFIVKQILRKQGIDYDAKIAGGGH from the coding sequence ATGAATCAGCAAACTTCTCCAACTACCCCGACTAATTATGGAGCGTTAAGCACATTGGTCACGGTATTTTTCTTCTGGGGCTTTATTGCCGCAGGCAACAGTATTTTCATCCCTTTTTGTAAACATTATTTCGACCTGGATCAGTTTCAAAGTCAATTGGTGGACTTTGCATTTTACACTGCCTATTACATTGGAGCGCTTGTTCTCTTTGTATATGGCGCTTTTGGCGGAAAAGATCTGGTTGGAAAATGGGGTTATAAAAAAAGTATTGTTTATGGACTTTTATTTTCTGCGTTAGGCGCTATTGCCATGATCATTGCAGTAAATGCAAACACCTTTACAGGCATGCTGGTAGGCTTATTTATTGTAGCGCTTGGATTTTCATTGCAACAAACCGCCGCTCAACCCTTTGCCATATCATTAGGCGATCCTGCAACAGGAACCAGCCGTGTAAATTTAGGCGGAGGCGTTAATTCATTTGGTACTACCATTGGACCTATTGTTGTTGCCTTTGCTTTATTTGGAACAACAGCCGCAGTAACGGATGACAAAATAAATGCACTGGGATTAAGCAAAGTTATTGTTCTGTACAGCGGCGTTTGCGCTTTGTTTATAGGAGCAGCTGCCTTATTTTATTTCGCTAAAAAGGTACCTGCCGGTATCTCCGAAGAAAAAACAGAACAAGCTAACAAAGCACTGTATGCTTTATTAATAATGACAGGCTTGTTAATTATGTTATTTGCTCCTGTTTTTAGCAGCTACAACACTCCCGAACAGAAAAAGATCGAAGCAATTGGTAAAGTAGTAGATCATAAATATAAAGATGCTGATTCCATTATAGCAAGATCAGTGAACATGGCAACCACTGATTCTGTTTTTGCCAAGGACTTTTTAAAAGATAAAGACAGTGCTACTATCGCTGCTAATTTTGATAAGCTTGCAAAATCATACAGCTATAATACAGAAGCTTTAGGCAATTTTGAAAAAGTAAAAAACATTCATGCCAATATAAAAGCTGATAATGCAGAAAGCGATGGACTAAATCATCCCTTACAAAACTACCGGTTAAAATGGTTGCTGGGCGCATTAGCAATTGTAGTTCTTTCATTATTATTTTCCAATGCCCGAGCAAAGAAAAATGCAGAAGGCTGGGGCGCTATGAAATACCCCCAATTGGTGTTGGGAATGCTTGCCATTTTTGTATATGTTGGTGTTGAAGTAGCTATTGGAAGTAATTTAAGTGAGCTTTTAAAACAAGCTGCTTTCGGCTCACATCAATCGTCGCAGGCAGCACCTTATATCTCTGTATATTGGGGTAGCTTGATGATAGGACGTTGGACAGGTGCAGTAAGCGCATTCAACTTAAGCAAAAGAAATAAAGCACTTTTGGAATTCATTGTTCCTTTGATCGCTTTTGCAGTGGTGATAGGAATTAATACAATGGCGAAGTACAATATGGCACCCCTTTATTGTTATGTTGTTTGCGTATTGATACAGATCGCTGCATTTTATTTTACAAAAGATGCTCCGGCAAAAACATTATTATTATTTTCTTTATTAGGTGTATTAGCTATGACAATTGGAGTACTTAGCACCGGAACGGTTGCTATCTACGCATTTTTAAGTGGCGGACTGTTTTGTTCTATTATGTGGCCTTCTATTTTTAGTTTGGCTATTGCAGGTTTGGGCAAATACACTACGCAAGGTGCTGCATTTTTAGTAATGATGATCCTTGGTGGCGGCATCATACCTCCTATACAAGGTAAGCTGGCAGATATAATCGGCATTCATCAATCTTATATAGTCCCTATTATTTGTTTTGCCTATTTAGCGTTCTTTGCGTTTATCGTAAAACAGATCTTAAGAAAACAAGGCATAGACTATGATGCAAAAATTGCCGGAGGCGGACACTAA
- a CDS encoding ROK family protein produces MSKHAIGVDIGGTTTKFGVVTRDGKILEQDRIPTNAHDVVEDFIDDLHAKLAPMVERNGGIDNIIGIGMGAPNGNFYSGNIEFAPNLKWKGIIPIAELIHKKFGLTTRLTNDANAAAMGEMIYGCAKNMKHFITITLGTGVGSGIVIDGKIVLGHDGFAGELGHTIIRPGGRLHKSTGSHGCLESYASATGVRETAIELLTEHPETESLLRNYAINALTSETVYECAMQGDAIANRIFEFTGQILGESLANFIMFSSPEAIVLFGGLTKAGNLLLNPTRKHMEANLLPIFQNKVKLLFSDLKEADAAILGASALVWDM; encoded by the coding sequence TTGAGCAAACACGCTATTGGAGTTGATATAGGTGGCACTACCACCAAGTTTGGAGTTGTAACACGTGATGGAAAAATATTGGAACAGGATAGAATACCTACCAATGCACACGATGTAGTGGAAGATTTTATTGATGACCTGCATGCAAAGCTGGCACCAATGGTAGAAAGAAATGGTGGCATCGACAATATAATTGGTATTGGCATGGGTGCGCCAAATGGAAATTTTTATTCCGGCAATATTGAATTTGCACCTAACCTTAAATGGAAAGGCATTATTCCTATTGCGGAATTGATCCACAAAAAATTTGGCTTAACAACCCGTTTAACTAATGATGCGAATGCAGCGGCAATGGGCGAAATGATCTATGGCTGTGCCAAGAATATGAAGCATTTTATTACCATCACTTTAGGCACCGGTGTTGGCAGCGGTATTGTAATTGATGGCAAAATAGTTTTGGGACATGATGGTTTTGCGGGTGAATTAGGGCATACCATCATTCGCCCGGGTGGCAGGTTACATAAAAGCACCGGTTCTCATGGATGCCTTGAATCGTATGCTTCTGCTACAGGTGTACGTGAAACAGCCATTGAATTATTGACTGAACATCCTGAAACAGAAAGCTTGTTACGTAACTATGCCATCAATGCATTGACCAGCGAAACGGTGTATGAATGTGCTATGCAGGGAGATGCTATTGCCAATCGCATATTTGAATTTACGGGGCAAATACTCGGAGAATCATTAGCTAACTTTATCATGTTCTCTTCTCCTGAAGCAATTGTATTATTTGGAGGATTGACAAAAGCAGGCAATCTTTTATTAAATCCAACACGTAAACATATGGAAGCAAACCTGTTGCCTATCTTCCAAAATAAAGTAAAATTGCTGTTTAGTGATCTGAAAGAAGCGGATGCAGCGATCTTAGGTGCTAGTGCTTTGGTTTGGGACATGTAG
- the secDF gene encoding protein translocase subunit SecDF has translation MKLKGLVWFFAIALILISIWELSYTWVVRNYEGEVQQKAVKQVKAAYPNATADEQEQLVASRVQHILDSTRDKKIYPVIGTSYQKCKENELNLGLDLQGGMSVTMNVSLEGLIKSLSINPNDPKLIKAIQTATAQKVNSDVDFVTLFTDAYTQQNPGVNLASIFAKSGNDIKASDDNKKVIDQLHTIANGAINQTYKVLQKRIDKFGVAQPTINLDASKGVINVELAGIKDPKRVRAFLQSSANLQFWELYNIDEVGQDLSNADKALGATLNSIPDSLLKKTDSTKSQAQLQQEHPILTHIRPIQATDQDKNGVREYAAPFAEVALKDTGVVTEYLNNPVFINNLTLPVKFLFGPEEKDKQGNSTGVVTLYAIKKRPGTDKPRIEGDAITNALQQTDPTTNEVFVTMDMNNQGKLEWGKMTTEACQFNPHKPIAIVLDDIVYSAPFVNEPIMDGTSRITISKGKGMQDAIQEAQDLSDVLKSGKLDAPAKIVAEQIVGPTLGKEAVHGGAMSFIVSFIVIFALMLIYYNTGGWVANISLILNLLFTIGVLAALGFTLTSAGIAGLVLTIGMAVDTNVIIFERIKEELTKGKNYQQAVNDGYRRSLAPVIDAHVTTFLTAAILFTFGLGPVLGFATTQMLGIVLSLFCGILVSRLITDFWTNKQRHFNYFTGVSKKIFKHASFKFIEYRKVAYGISVVVLLLGIGSYFNGFHEGVEFKGGRSYTIEFAQPVKNDAVRDDLKDALGGDYPVIKTVKDNRHLNITTSYLIGQENADSAVQAGLYKGLSKALNGVSYPQFVKSIQSTQTVQPTISSDLKKGAIKATVFAILIIFVYIFLRFRDWRYSAGTIVALLHDVLVTLAVFSFCKNIVPFPLEIDQHFIAAVLTVIGFSMNDTVIVFDRIREYSKGSKASDKPSIINRAINDTLSRTIMTSLTVFLTILILFIFGGEVTRGFAFAMLIGVITGTYSSIFVAAPMLVDLAKDRPLGEAEPEKTAVKTVNA, from the coding sequence ATGAAACTGAAAGGCCTGGTTTGGTTCTTTGCGATTGCTCTGATTCTTATTTCGATTTGGGAGCTTTCTTATACCTGGGTAGTACGCAACTACGAAGGTGAAGTTCAGCAAAAAGCTGTAAAACAAGTTAAAGCGGCATACCCCAATGCTACTGCTGATGAACAAGAACAACTGGTTGCCAGCAGGGTACAACATATCTTAGATAGCACACGCGACAAAAAGATATATCCTGTTATCGGAACCTCTTATCAAAAGTGTAAAGAAAATGAGTTAAACCTTGGCTTGGACCTTCAAGGCGGTATGAGCGTAACGATGAACGTTAGCCTGGAAGGTTTGATAAAATCTTTAAGCATCAACCCTAACGATCCTAAACTGATAAAAGCGATACAAACCGCTACTGCACAGAAAGTAAACAGTGATGTGGATTTTGTTACTCTGTTTACCGATGCTTATACCCAGCAAAACCCGGGTGTAAATCTTGCTTCTATATTTGCCAAATCGGGCAACGATATTAAAGCGAGCGATGATAATAAAAAAGTAATAGACCAATTACATACTATCGCCAATGGCGCTATTAATCAAACGTATAAAGTATTACAAAAAAGAATTGACAAGTTTGGTGTTGCTCAGCCTACCATCAATCTTGATGCAAGCAAAGGCGTTATAAACGTTGAGCTAGCGGGTATTAAAGATCCTAAAAGAGTACGTGCTTTTTTACAATCATCTGCTAACCTGCAATTCTGGGAATTGTATAATATAGATGAAGTAGGCCAGGACCTGTCCAATGCAGATAAAGCATTAGGCGCTACTCTTAATAGCATACCCGATTCTTTGTTAAAGAAAACTGATTCTACCAAAAGCCAGGCGCAATTACAACAGGAACACCCGATTTTAACGCACATACGTCCTATCCAGGCAACAGACCAGGATAAAAATGGAGTACGTGAATACGCAGCTCCTTTTGCTGAAGTTGCATTAAAAGATACAGGCGTTGTAACTGAATATTTAAACAACCCCGTTTTCATCAATAATCTGACACTTCCTGTAAAATTCTTATTTGGACCGGAAGAAAAAGATAAGCAAGGAAATTCCACAGGTGTAGTTACCTTATATGCTATTAAAAAGAGACCGGGTACTGATAAACCAAGAATTGAAGGCGACGCTATTACAAACGCTTTGCAACAAACAGACCCTACTACCAATGAGGTTTTTGTTACTATGGATATGAATAACCAGGGTAAATTAGAATGGGGCAAAATGACAACAGAAGCTTGCCAGTTTAACCCTCACAAACCAATTGCCATCGTATTGGATGACATTGTTTACTCTGCTCCTTTTGTAAATGAACCTATTATGGATGGTACATCCCGTATTACCATTAGCAAAGGAAAAGGAATGCAGGATGCGATACAGGAAGCACAGGATCTATCGGATGTTTTAAAATCAGGTAAACTGGATGCCCCTGCAAAAATCGTTGCAGAACAAATTGTTGGTCCTACGTTGGGTAAAGAGGCAGTACATGGTGGTGCCATGTCGTTCATCGTTTCATTTATAGTAATATTTGCCTTAATGCTTATTTACTATAACACCGGTGGATGGGTTGCCAACATTTCATTAATATTAAACTTATTATTTACGATAGGTGTATTGGCTGCATTAGGCTTTACGTTAACTTCTGCAGGTATTGCCGGTTTGGTATTGACCATTGGTATGGCAGTAGATACCAACGTAATCATTTTTGAAAGAATTAAAGAAGAGCTGACGAAAGGAAAAAATTATCAGCAGGCCGTGAACGATGGTTACCGCCGCTCTTTAGCCCCTGTAATTGATGCGCACGTTACTACCTTCTTAACAGCCGCTATCCTGTTTACGTTTGGGTTAGGGCCTGTACTTGGTTTTGCTACCACGCAAATGCTGGGTATCGTATTGTCGTTGTTCTGTGGAATCTTAGTATCAAGATTGATCACTGATTTCTGGACGAACAAACAACGTCACTTTAATTACTTTACCGGTGTTTCTAAAAAGATATTCAAACACGCCAGCTTTAAATTCATTGAATACAGAAAAGTTGCTTACGGAATTTCTGTAGTGGTATTGTTGTTGGGTATCGGTTCTTATTTCAACGGCTTTCATGAAGGTGTTGAATTTAAAGGAGGACGCAGCTATACTATTGAGTTTGCACAGCCTGTAAAGAACGATGCTGTTAGAGATGATCTGAAAGATGCATTGGGCGGCGATTATCCTGTTATTAAAACAGTTAAAGATAACAGGCACTTGAACATTACAACTTCTTATTTAATAGGACAGGAAAATGCAGATAGCGCCGTACAGGCAGGTTTATACAAAGGATTGTCTAAAGCATTGAATGGTGTTAGCTATCCACAATTTGTAAAAAGCATTCAAAGTACACAAACCGTACAGCCGACCATTTCTTCTGACCTGAAGAAAGGTGCTATTAAAGCTACCGTGTTTGCGATCCTTATCATCTTTGTTTATATCTTCTTACGTTTCCGCGACTGGAGATATTCAGCAGGTACTATAGTGGCTTTATTGCACGACGTATTGGTAACATTGGCGGTATTCTCTTTCTGCAAAAACATTGTTCCTTTCCCGTTGGAAATTGACCAGCATTTTATTGCGGCGGTATTAACGGTGATCGGTTTCAGTATGAATGATACGGTGATCGTGTTTGACCGTATCCGTGAATACAGCAAGGGCTCTAAAGCAAGTGATAAGCCAAGCATCATTAACCGTGCTATCAACGATACATTAAGCAGAACGATCATGACATCTTTAACGGTGTTCCTGACCATTTTAATATTGTTCATCTTTGGCGGCGAAGTAACACGTGGATTTGCTTTTGCAATGTTGATCGGTGTAATTACAGGTACTTACTCTTCTATATTTGTGGCGGCTCCAATGCTGGTTGACCTGGCAAAGGACAGACCTTTAGGAGAAGCAGAGCCTGAGAAAACTGCAGTCAAAACGGTGAATGCATAA
- a CDS encoding glycogen synthase gives MEILHVSAECYPASKAGGLADVVGALPKYQNKLGHTAKVVTPMHRTKFLYDNDFEVVHKGDIKMGDLWFPYTIIKEKTNKLDFDFYMVDINGLLDREKIYGYSDDIERFFAFQIAVVDWISKWKHAPGVIHVHDHHTAFIPFMIQYCYAYQHLKSIRTVFTIHNGQYQGWMPWTKVSYMPAWNSAYWGKLDWNKDLNPMASAIKCAWKVTTVSYSYLEELRYNSKGLEALFEYEKGKCTGILNGIDTAVWDPETDSYLDKNFSLKNYQQGKDENKKILCEKFNLDFDKPLFIFIGRLVHEKAADLLPQVINDSIYHMKGQMNFLLLGSGDYHVERHLENMRSEFVGYYNSQIGYNEKLSHEMYAGGDFLLMPSRVEPCGLNQMYAMRYGTVPIVRNTGGLRDTVIDYGDVGGYGVKFNQASVWDVTYSIHRALDLYKQPKRLHEVRTTMMKLDNSWENSASKYIELYQQIIH, from the coding sequence ATGGAAATATTACACGTAAGCGCAGAGTGTTATCCTGCTTCTAAAGCTGGCGGATTGGCGGATGTAGTAGGAGCCTTGCCTAAGTATCAAAATAAACTGGGACATACAGCCAAAGTTGTTACACCCATGCATCGTACAAAATTTTTGTACGATAACGATTTTGAAGTGGTGCACAAAGGTGATATCAAAATGGGAGACCTGTGGTTTCCTTACACTATTATCAAAGAAAAAACCAATAAGCTGGATTTTGACTTTTACATGGTAGATATTAATGGCTTATTGGATAGGGAGAAGATATATGGTTACAGCGATGATATAGAACGATTCTTTGCTTTCCAGATCGCAGTAGTGGATTGGATAAGTAAATGGAAACATGCACCGGGCGTAATTCATGTGCATGATCACCATACTGCTTTCATTCCTTTTATGATCCAATACTGTTATGCATACCAGCATTTAAAAAGTATTAGAACAGTCTTTACTATTCACAACGGGCAATACCAGGGCTGGATGCCGTGGACCAAGGTGTCCTATATGCCTGCCTGGAACTCTGCCTATTGGGGAAAATTAGATTGGAATAAAGATCTAAACCCAATGGCAAGCGCTATTAAATGCGCCTGGAAGGTGACTACCGTTAGTTATAGCTATTTGGAAGAACTACGTTACAATTCAAAAGGCTTGGAGGCATTGTTTGAGTATGAAAAAGGGAAATGCACCGGAATACTGAATGGAATTGATACGGCCGTATGGGATCCGGAGACTGATAGCTATCTTGATAAAAACTTCAGCCTCAAAAATTATCAGCAAGGTAAAGACGAAAACAAAAAAATATTGTGCGAAAAGTTTAATTTAGATTTTGATAAGCCGCTCTTCATTTTTATAGGAAGACTCGTTCATGAAAAAGCTGCAGACTTACTTCCACAGGTGATCAACGATTCTATTTACCACATGAAAGGCCAGATGAATTTTCTATTATTAGGTAGTGGAGACTATCATGTAGAACGTCACCTGGAAAACATGCGGAGTGAGTTTGTTGGATATTATAATTCGCAGATAGGATATAATGAAAAGCTAAGTCATGAAATGTATGCAGGCGGAGATTTTTTATTAATGCCAAGCAGGGTAGAGCCGTGCGGATTGAACCAGATGTATGCCATGCGTTACGGAACGGTTCCTATCGTTCGCAATACAGGCGGACTGCGGGATACAGTGATCGATTACGGAGATGTTGGTGGCTATGGTGTTAAGTTCAACCAGGCTTCTGTTTGGGATGTAACGTATTCAATACACAGGGCATTGGATCTGTACAAACAACCCAAACGCTTACACGAAGTTCGCACTACTATGATGAAGCTGGATAATAGTTGGGAAAACAGTGCATCTAAATACATAGAATTATATCAACAAATAATACATTAA